Proteins found in one Deltaproteobacteria bacterium IMCC39524 genomic segment:
- a CDS encoding diacylglycerol kinase: MKAEPTKPKGFIGSVNCAIEGILWAAKTQRHMLFHLVMAILVLIGAPVLHLTLYEFALLALAITLVLFAELVNTAIEVVVDLVSPDFHPLAQRAKDVAAGAVLLASVGALVLGYLAVSRFFYTAGASASQEFMRSTGNVAIISVVVVVLLVILAKARVGKGTPLHGGMPSGHAGVAFSIATSVAFSDVGLLMILLAWFLAALVAQSRVLLGIHNLKEIVTGGVVGIATTLALQLAFH, from the coding sequence ATGAAGGCTGAGCCTACCAAGCCCAAGGGATTTATCGGTAGCGTTAATTGCGCGATCGAGGGTATCCTCTGGGCGGCTAAAACACAGCGTCATATGCTTTTCCACCTGGTCATGGCCATACTGGTTCTTATCGGTGCCCCGGTCTTGCACCTCACTCTGTACGAGTTTGCCCTGCTGGCCCTGGCCATCACCCTGGTTTTGTTTGCCGAACTGGTGAACACGGCAATCGAAGTGGTGGTCGACTTGGTTTCCCCCGATTTTCATCCCCTCGCCCAACGCGCCAAAGATGTTGCCGCCGGTGCTGTGCTTCTTGCCAGTGTCGGCGCATTGGTGCTTGGTTACCTGGCGGTGTCGAGGTTTTTCTACACGGCCGGAGCGAGTGCCAGCCAGGAGTTCATGCGTTCTACTGGTAATGTCGCGATTATCTCCGTTGTCGTGGTCGTGCTGCTGGTGATTCTGGCCAAGGCCCGGGTGGGCAAGGGCACGCCGTTGCACGGTGGTATGCCAAGCGGTCATGCCGGAGTGGCTTTTTCCATTGCCACCTCAGTGGCCTTTTCTGACGTCGGTCTGCTGATGATCCTGCTGGCCTGGTTTCTTGCGGCGTTGGTCGCTCAAAGCAGGGTCCTTCTTGGCATTCATAACCTAAAAGAAATTGTTACAGGTGGCGTGGTTGGCATAGCGACGACCCTGGCCCTGCAACTGGCTTTTCACTAA
- the eno gene encoding phosphopyruvate hydratase, whose translation MSEIVDIYAREILDSRGNPTVEVEVYLESGVMGRAAVPSGASTGEREALEFRDGDKSRYLGKGVLKAVTHVNEVITDALLGWEASDQSGIDRKLLDMDGTDFKSNLGANALLGVSLAVAKAAAEEAGLPLYQYLGGTNAKELPLPMMNIINGGEHADNNVDIQEFMIMPAGAESFKEALRMGAEIFHALKKVLKDKGYNTAVGDEGGFAPDLKSNEEALEVIMEAIKAAGYKPGVDILLALDVAASELYKDGTYILENEKQKEKSAADMVEFYADLVERYPIISIEDGMAENDWDGWKLLTDRLGDRIQIVGDDLFVTNTKILKEGIDKGIANSILIKVNQIGTLTETLEAIEMAKRAGYTAVVSHRSGETEDTFIADLAVATNAGQIKTGSLCRTDRICKYNQLLRIEDELEDVAVFAGADVFYNIK comes from the coding sequence ATGAGTGAGATCGTCGACATTTATGCCCGTGAAATTCTTGATTCGCGTGGCAATCCAACTGTTGAAGTCGAAGTTTACCTCGAAAGCGGCGTTATGGGTCGTGCCGCAGTACCGAGTGGCGCCTCTACAGGCGAACGCGAAGCTCTCGAGTTTCGTGATGGCGACAAAAGCCGTTACCTCGGCAAAGGCGTTTTGAAGGCCGTCACTCACGTTAACGAAGTAATCACCGATGCACTGCTCGGCTGGGAAGCGTCCGACCAATCAGGCATTGACCGCAAGCTTCTGGACATGGACGGCACAGACTTTAAAAGCAACCTCGGCGCCAACGCCCTGCTCGGCGTTTCCCTCGCGGTCGCGAAAGCCGCAGCCGAAGAAGCCGGCCTGCCTCTCTATCAATATCTTGGCGGAACCAACGCCAAGGAGCTGCCACTGCCCATGATGAACATCATCAACGGTGGCGAGCATGCCGACAACAACGTCGACATCCAGGAATTCATGATCATGCCTGCCGGCGCAGAGTCCTTCAAGGAAGCGCTGCGGATGGGGGCTGAGATCTTCCATGCTCTGAAAAAGGTCCTCAAAGACAAAGGCTACAATACGGCTGTCGGTGATGAGGGTGGTTTCGCTCCCGACCTGAAGAGCAACGAAGAAGCCCTCGAAGTGATCATGGAAGCTATAAAAGCTGCAGGCTACAAGCCGGGCGTAGATATCCTGCTGGCTCTCGACGTGGCCGCCAGTGAGCTCTACAAGGATGGTACCTACATCCTTGAGAACGAAAAACAGAAAGAGAAGTCAGCCGCAGACATGGTTGAGTTCTACGCTGACCTGGTCGAACGCTACCCGATCATCTCCATCGAAGACGGCATGGCCGAGAACGATTGGGACGGCTGGAAGCTGCTCACAGACCGCCTCGGTGACCGGATCCAGATCGTCGGCGACGACCTCTTCGTCACCAACACCAAGATCCTCAAGGAAGGCATCGATAAAGGCATCGCCAACTCGATCCTGATCAAGGTCAACCAGATCGGCACCTTGACCGAAACCCTCGAAGCCATCGAGATGGCCAAACGTGCCGGCTACACCGCGGTTGTTTCGCATCGCAGCGGCGAAACCGAAGATACTTTCATCGCCGACCTCGCTGTGGCTACCAACGCCGGCCAGATCAAAACCGGCTCACTCTGCCGCACCGACCGCATCTGCAAATACAACCAGCTACTGCGCATCGAAGATGAGCTTGAGGATGTCGCTGTTTTTGCCGGAGCCGACGTTTTCTACAATATTAAGTAA
- a CDS encoding PhoH family protein — protein sequence MNDQIKQQSFEPADPRLAHALFGQQNRHLKQIERLTGVRVSSKGTTAVLEGAAEMVTRATRMLEELSGLLEKGYDLRPTDIEYAERILRMDESAKLTEIFLDTVTVSARNKAISPKTLAQKAYLDAMRSNDVVFGIGPAGTGKTYLAMAMAVALLKKKEISRIVLVRPAVEAGEKLGFLPGDLTEKVNPYLRPLYDALYDLMDFDRGQALIDHGVIEVAPLAFMRGRTLNDAFVILDEAQNTTKEQMKMFLTRLGFGSRAVITGDVTQIDLPNDRISGLVQARDVLKNVEGVNFVRFTDIDVVRHPIVQAIVRAYDAHTPA from the coding sequence TTGAACGATCAAATAAAACAGCAAAGCTTTGAACCTGCCGACCCCAGGTTGGCGCATGCACTGTTCGGGCAACAGAACCGCCATCTGAAACAGATAGAACGTCTCACCGGTGTTCGAGTCAGCTCCAAGGGGACGACTGCTGTTCTTGAAGGTGCGGCTGAAATGGTGACGCGCGCAACCCGTATGCTGGAAGAGTTGTCCGGGCTGCTGGAAAAAGGCTATGATCTGCGCCCGACCGACATCGAATACGCCGAACGTATCCTGCGCATGGATGAATCGGCGAAGTTGACGGAAATCTTTCTGGATACCGTCACCGTTTCTGCCCGTAACAAGGCCATCTCCCCGAAAACGCTCGCCCAAAAGGCCTATCTGGACGCCATGCGCAGCAATGATGTGGTCTTCGGCATCGGTCCCGCTGGCACCGGCAAAACCTATCTGGCTATGGCAATGGCTGTAGCGCTTTTGAAAAAGAAAGAGATCAGTCGTATCGTTTTGGTGCGGCCGGCGGTAGAGGCTGGGGAAAAGCTGGGCTTTCTGCCGGGGGATCTCACTGAAAAGGTGAATCCTTATCTGCGTCCGCTCTATGATGCGCTTTACGATCTGATGGATTTTGATCGCGGACAGGCCTTGATCGATCATGGTGTGATTGAAGTGGCTCCTCTGGCGTTTATGCGCGGCCGGACCCTTAATGATGCTTTCGTTATTCTCGATGAAGCGCAAAACACCACCAAGGAACAGATGAAGATGTTTTTGACGCGGCTGGGTTTTGGCAGCCGTGCTGTGATTACAGGTGACGTGACACAAATCGATTTGCCAAACGATCGCATCTCAGGGTTGGTCCAGGCCAGGGATGTTCTGAAAAATGTCGAGGGTGTTAACTTTGTCCGTTTTACTGACATCGATGTTGTTCGACATCCGATTGTTCAGGCTATAGTCAGAGCCTACGATGCTCATACGCCTGCATAA
- a CDS encoding HDIG domain-containing protein — protein sequence MTKNERKSDAVSTQKPLSRVAKQEQRENDERFQRTLLLLALVALLTLIIVPKGVLTPTEFSPGDIAPRDIKAPYDLLIPDDDLSQQKRVEAEKAVAHLYDFDPATGTAVTGQVVQVISSLQREQEQQVAVEQQLAELEANFGIKPSSKSLAALKELLTLEDIYPRIAQVILPLYQQKVAGNLKLFEADRSKGVIFRGPNDQPEFVDQGVEKIIGLGELQDSLKKALGTTEFTGKQQVALRELIVPLLRPNISFNQNETEARRALAREDVKPVLIQVKKGEMIVREGDRITPDQLKRLGALQDENSAATLWRKASGILLSCFILIYFVHTFARRNIRKYQPENRDLLFLATIFVVQILALKVSIFIATALGSAFPYVEQNAYYYLFPFAVGTMLVRVVLNSEVSLVFAILSSILTAVLFGNSFAVLIFAFLTSLSGAHWVRHVTERSSLFRAGLRLGLFNSVLLFALHLTTSRPFDLQLLYKLGFGFTGGLAAAVIVTGIVPLVESLFRYTTNIKLLELANMNNPLLRDLMVQAPGTYHHSIIVGNLAEAAAENIGVNPLMVRVAAYYHDIGKIRKPQYFIENIGGQENRHDKLAPSMSALILMAHVKDGVEMARESRLGQALTDIIRQHHGTSLMKFFYDRAKSKADPEVEQIDERDYRYHGPKPQTREAALIMLADAIEAASRTLTDPTPARIQGMVQKIINNIFIDGQLDECELTLKDINNIAKSFKLVLGGIFHYRVDYPEPVSKERSMEKPTGSLNEDRDRKSTEEPEDQQNSTAKGSTEDLKRLGMS from the coding sequence ATGACCAAAAATGAACGAAAATCAGACGCTGTATCAACCCAGAAGCCGCTCTCTCGGGTGGCGAAGCAGGAACAGCGCGAGAATGACGAGAGATTCCAGCGAACCCTTCTGTTACTGGCCCTGGTGGCGTTGCTGACCCTTATTATCGTTCCCAAGGGTGTTTTAACGCCGACTGAGTTTAGCCCCGGTGATATTGCCCCTCGCGACATCAAGGCTCCTTACGATCTGTTGATTCCCGATGACGATTTGTCGCAGCAGAAGAGGGTTGAAGCGGAGAAAGCTGTTGCTCATCTTTACGACTTCGATCCGGCAACCGGAACAGCAGTCACAGGACAGGTCGTTCAGGTCATATCTTCTTTGCAAAGAGAGCAAGAGCAGCAGGTTGCAGTTGAACAGCAGCTTGCCGAGCTTGAAGCAAACTTTGGCATCAAGCCGAGCAGTAAATCGCTTGCTGCACTGAAGGAACTATTGACTCTGGAGGATATCTATCCCCGTATTGCCCAGGTGATTCTTCCGCTTTATCAGCAAAAGGTTGCCGGCAACCTCAAACTCTTTGAGGCTGATCGTTCCAAGGGTGTGATCTTTCGTGGGCCCAATGATCAGCCTGAGTTTGTTGACCAGGGTGTTGAAAAAATTATTGGTCTTGGTGAACTCCAGGATTCCCTGAAAAAAGCACTCGGCACGACAGAGTTTACAGGCAAACAGCAAGTGGCTTTGCGAGAATTGATCGTGCCGCTGCTGCGGCCTAACATCTCCTTTAACCAGAATGAAACCGAAGCGCGCAGGGCGTTGGCCCGGGAAGACGTTAAACCCGTCCTGATCCAGGTTAAGAAAGGGGAGATGATTGTCCGTGAAGGTGATCGTATTACACCGGATCAGCTGAAACGGCTTGGCGCGCTGCAGGATGAAAACAGCGCCGCTACTCTCTGGCGCAAGGCCTCTGGCATTCTACTCAGCTGCTTTATCCTCATCTACTTTGTCCATACCTTTGCCCGTCGGAATATTCGAAAATATCAACCGGAAAATCGGGATTTGCTCTTTTTGGCGACAATCTTTGTCGTCCAGATTCTGGCCTTGAAGGTTTCGATTTTTATCGCAACCGCATTGGGAAGTGCTTTCCCCTACGTGGAACAGAACGCCTACTATTACCTCTTCCCCTTTGCCGTCGGTACCATGTTGGTGCGCGTGGTCCTGAATTCAGAGGTCTCTCTGGTTTTTGCTATCCTCTCTTCGATCCTCACCGCGGTTCTTTTCGGCAACAGCTTCGCTGTTTTGATCTTTGCTTTTCTGACCAGTCTTTCAGGCGCGCACTGGGTTCGTCATGTCACCGAACGCTCTTCTCTGTTCCGGGCCGGACTGCGCCTGGGGCTCTTTAACTCTGTGCTGCTTTTTGCACTGCATTTGACCACGAGCAGGCCCTTCGATCTGCAATTACTTTACAAGCTGGGGTTCGGCTTTACAGGTGGCCTGGCTGCTGCGGTGATTGTGACCGGGATTGTGCCTTTGGTTGAATCACTGTTTCGCTATACGACCAATATCAAGCTGCTTGAACTGGCCAATATGAATAACCCGCTCTTAAGGGATCTGATGGTGCAGGCTCCGGGGACCTACCATCATTCCATTATCGTCGGTAACCTTGCCGAAGCGGCCGCGGAAAACATTGGCGTCAACCCCCTGATGGTCAGGGTCGCGGCTTACTATCACGATATTGGCAAAATCAGAAAGCCTCAGTATTTTATTGAGAATATTGGCGGTCAGGAGAATCGACACGATAAACTGGCGCCCTCCATGAGCGCGCTGATCTTGATGGCCCACGTTAAAGATGGCGTCGAGATGGCCCGGGAAAGTCGCCTGGGGCAGGCCCTGACGGATATTATTCGTCAGCATCACGGTACCAGCCTGATGAAGTTCTTTTACGATCGGGCAAAGAGCAAGGCTGACCCCGAGGTTGAGCAGATTGACGAGCGCGATTATCGCTATCATGGGCCCAAGCCACAGACCCGGGAGGCCGCTTTGATCATGCTGGCTGATGCGATCGAGGCTGCCAGTCGAACCCTGACCGATCCGACTCCGGCACGTATCCAGGGGATGGTGCAGAAAATTATCAACAATATCTTTATCGACGGGCAGCTCGATGAATGCGAATTGACCCTGAAGGATATTAACAATATTGCCAAAAGCTTCAAGTTGGTCCTCGGTGGCATCTTCCACTATCGAGTCGATTATCCGGAGCCTGTCAGCAAGGAACGTAGCATGGAGAAACCTACCGGGAGTTTAAATGAAGATCGCGATAGAAAATCAACAGAAGAACCAGAAGATCAGCAAAATTCAACTGCGAAAGGTAGCACAGAGGATCTTAAGCGCCTCGGCATGTCCTGA
- the ybeY gene encoding rRNA maturation RNase YbeY, producing the protein MKIAIENQQKNQKISKIQLRKVAQRILSASACPEAHLSILIVDDATIQGINRDYLNKDRPTNVISFAMQEGEGSGVQPDLLGDVVISAETAARDACEAQNSFESELYFLLLHGILHLLGYDHERGTEEDAKLMEVREREVFTLIREEFLAE; encoded by the coding sequence ATGAAGATCGCGATAGAAAATCAACAGAAGAACCAGAAGATCAGCAAAATTCAACTGCGAAAGGTAGCACAGAGGATCTTAAGCGCCTCGGCATGTCCTGAGGCTCATCTTTCGATACTGATTGTTGATGATGCTACTATCCAGGGGATTAATCGCGACTACCTGAACAAGGATCGACCCACCAACGTTATTTCGTTTGCCATGCAGGAAGGTGAGGGGAGCGGCGTCCAACCCGATCTGCTCGGTGATGTGGTGATCTCTGCAGAGACCGCCGCGCGTGACGCCTGTGAGGCGCAGAATTCGTTTGAAAGTGAACTGTATTTCCTGCTGCTCCATGGTATCCTGCATTTGCTCGGTTATGACCACGAGCGTGGAACCGAAGAAGATGCGAAACTTATGGAAGTCAGAGAACGAGAAGTCTTTACTTTGATCCGTGAGGAGTTTCTTGCTGAATGA
- the prfB gene encoding peptide chain release factor 2 (programmed frameshift) has protein sequence MFREEIELLKSLQDKLSELRRYLDIDSKRERVSELEADVARPEFWNDNEKAQEVLKERTLLQKLVEDWESAAHGLEDVQVMIELGEESEDEEALAEVREMLPALEKSIGRMEFARMLSGEHDANNAIVSINAGAGGTEAQDWAEILLRMYLRYCERKGFKAEITEYQPGDEAGTKGVTITVTGDYAFGYLKAEKGIHRLVRISPFDSNARRHTSFCSVFVFPELSDDVDIEVLDKDLKVDTYRASGAGGQHVNKTDSAIRITHLPSGIVVSCQSQRSQHKNRSTAMKQLKARLYEMEMEKKESEAEELGGEKKDIAWGSQIRSYVLHPYRMVKDHRTDFESGNTDAVLDGNLDGFIEAYLMQ, from the exons ATGTTTCGTGAAGAAATTGAATTGTTGAAAAGCCTCCAGGACAAGCTCTCTGAGCTGAGGAGGTATCTT GACATTGATAGCAAGCGTGAGCGCGTCTCGGAGCTGGAAGCGGACGTTGCCAGGCCGGAATTCTGGAATGATAACGAGAAGGCTCAGGAGGTTCTGAAGGAAAGAACCTTACTGCAAAAGCTCGTTGAAGATTGGGAGTCGGCAGCCCATGGCCTGGAGGATGTCCAGGTTATGATCGAGCTCGGCGAGGAGAGTGAAGACGAAGAGGCTCTTGCGGAAGTTCGTGAGATGTTGCCAGCGTTGGAAAAGTCGATCGGCAGGATGGAGTTTGCCCGCATGCTTTCCGGCGAACATGATGCCAACAACGCAATCGTCAGTATTAACGCCGGTGCCGGTGGTACGGAAGCCCAGGATTGGGCCGAAATCCTCTTGCGTATGTATCTGCGTTATTGTGAGCGCAAAGGTTTCAAGGCCGAGATTACGGAATATCAACCCGGAGATGAGGCCGGTACCAAGGGCGTCACAATCACCGTTACCGGGGATTACGCTTTTGGTTACCTGAAAGCGGAGAAGGGGATTCATCGCTTGGTCAGAATCTCTCCTTTTGATTCCAATGCTCGTCGCCATACGTCCTTCTGTTCGGTTTTCGTTTTCCCTGAACTCTCCGATGATGTCGATATTGAGGTCCTGGATAAGGATCTGAAGGTAGATACTTATCGTGCCAGTGGAGCCGGTGGTCAGCATGTTAATAAAACGGACTCGGCGATCAGAATAACGCATCTCCCCTCCGGTATCGTTGTCAGCTGCCAGAGCCAGCGCTCTCAGCATAAAAACCGCTCTACGGCAATGAAGCAGCTGAAAGCACGGCTCTATGAAATGGAGATGGAAAAGAAAGAGAGTGAAGCCGAAGAGTTGGGTGGCGAAAAGAAGGATATTGCCTGGGGTAGCCAGATCCGTTCCTACGTGTTGCACCCTTATCGTATGGTTAAAGACCATCGCACTGATTTTGAGAGCGGCAATACCGATGCTGTCCTTGACGGCAACCTGGACGGTTTCATTGAGGCATATCTGATGCAGTAA
- a CDS encoding hemolysin family protein, protein MEDDQNPQRNSFSSTFSRFFRGRSRALTEKELQDAINSSEEEGILNESEGDMLQSIFEFGDTIVREVMVPRTDMVCCPADATLGGFLELIIRSGHSRVPLFEGSTDKIVGVVYAKDLLRHWGANDETLTLTEVMRTPYFIPETKRIDDLLKDFRTRRVHMAIAVDEYGGTSGLITIEDLLEEIVGDIQDEYDLEVPWLQPQEDGTLLVDARANVEELEEYYDIEIPREKFDTVGGYLFHLLGNVPQKGEKVSDNGLVLMVEDSDARKIEKVRVWRDAEASGTE, encoded by the coding sequence GTGGAAGACGATCAAAACCCGCAACGCAACTCATTCAGCTCAACCTTCAGTCGTTTTTTTCGGGGACGTTCACGGGCTTTAACAGAAAAAGAGCTGCAGGACGCGATCAACAGTTCCGAAGAAGAGGGGATCCTCAACGAGTCAGAAGGTGACATGTTGCAGTCGATCTTTGAGTTCGGGGACACCATTGTTCGTGAAGTGATGGTCCCTCGTACTGACATGGTCTGTTGTCCTGCCGATGCGACTCTAGGTGGATTTCTCGAATTGATTATTCGCTCCGGGCACTCCCGTGTCCCTCTCTTTGAAGGCTCTACGGACAAAATCGTTGGCGTTGTTTACGCAAAAGACCTGTTGCGCCACTGGGGCGCAAACGATGAGACTCTGACTCTGACAGAAGTTATGCGGACGCCTTATTTCATTCCCGAAACCAAGCGTATAGATGATCTTTTGAAGGATTTTCGGACACGCCGGGTGCATATGGCGATTGCCGTTGATGAGTATGGTGGTACTTCCGGTCTGATCACGATAGAAGACCTGCTCGAAGAAATCGTTGGCGATATTCAGGATGAATACGATCTGGAAGTGCCATGGTTGCAACCACAGGAAGACGGTACACTTCTGGTGGATGCCCGGGCCAATGTTGAAGAATTGGAAGAATACTACGATATCGAAATCCCCCGCGAAAAGTTCGATACGGTTGGCGGCTATCTGTTCCACCTGTTAGGCAACGTGCCCCAAAAGGGTGAGAAGGTCAGTGATAACGGCCTGGTACTGATGGTTGAAGACTCTGATGCACGTAAAATTGAGAAGGTCCGTGTCTGGCGTGACGCTGAAGCTTCTGGAACAGAGTGA
- the lysS gene encoding lysine--tRNA ligase: MAVEEEVGSNEVIAQRRTKLKDLREQGHNPFANGFVTDTTAGEVRTAHAEHDAAALEGLEATYQIAGRIMAKRDFGKAAFIQIQDRTGRLQVYVAKSLVGEESFELFRKFDLGDIVGIKGRPFRTKTDELSLRAESILLLTKSLLPLPEKWHGLTDVETRYRQRYLDLMVNPDVREVFRKRSQIISLIRDYMVNNDYLEVETPMMQPIAGGATAKPFITHHNTLKMDLFLRIAPELYLKRLVVGGFERVFEINRNFRNEGISIQHNPEFTMMEFYQAYATYEDLMELTEELICHVAEQVVGRLKFMYGEREVDLSRPWQRLTVRESVVKYGDISEADVDDRDKLLSYADKLGLELDKKIGYGKLLTEVFDAVAEPELWQPTFITQYPTEVSPLSRKNDQDENVVDRFELFVVGRELANAFSELNDPDDQRERFVKQLVEKEAGDEEAHAMDEDYIRALEYGLPPTAGEGIGIDRLVMLLTNSQSIRDVILFPQMRPESKG, translated from the coding sequence ATGGCGGTAGAGGAAGAAGTAGGTAGCAACGAAGTTATTGCCCAACGGCGCACGAAACTCAAGGACCTTCGCGAACAGGGGCACAATCCGTTTGCCAATGGTTTTGTGACCGATACCACGGCAGGCGAGGTGCGCACGGCTCATGCAGAGCATGATGCTGCGGCCCTGGAGGGGCTTGAAGCAACCTATCAGATCGCCGGTCGAATTATGGCGAAGCGTGATTTTGGCAAAGCCGCATTTATTCAGATTCAGGACCGCACTGGTCGACTTCAGGTTTATGTTGCTAAAAGCCTCGTCGGTGAAGAGAGCTTTGAGCTTTTTCGCAAGTTCGATCTTGGTGACATCGTTGGCATTAAAGGGCGCCCGTTTCGAACTAAAACCGATGAACTTTCTTTGCGTGCCGAGTCGATTCTGCTTTTGACCAAGTCGTTGTTACCCCTACCGGAAAAATGGCATGGCCTGACCGACGTGGAAACCCGCTATCGCCAACGCTATCTTGACCTGATGGTGAACCCTGATGTGCGAGAGGTTTTTCGCAAGCGCAGCCAGATCATCTCCTTGATCCGTGATTACATGGTCAACAACGATTACCTCGAAGTTGAAACGCCGATGATGCAGCCGATCGCCGGCGGAGCAACGGCCAAGCCGTTTATTACTCATCATAACACTTTAAAGATGGATCTTTTCCTGCGCATTGCTCCAGAGCTTTACCTCAAACGCCTGGTCGTTGGCGGTTTCGAGCGTGTCTTTGAGATCAACCGTAACTTCCGTAACGAGGGGATCTCTATCCAGCACAATCCTGAATTTACCATGATGGAGTTCTACCAGGCCTATGCGACCTACGAAGACCTCATGGAGCTGACCGAAGAGTTGATCTGCCATGTTGCGGAACAGGTGGTCGGTCGCCTGAAATTCATGTATGGCGAACGTGAGGTCGATTTGAGCCGTCCCTGGCAGCGCCTGACCGTACGCGAATCAGTCGTCAAATACGGTGATATCAGTGAGGCTGATGTTGACGATCGTGACAAACTGCTGTCTTATGCAGATAAACTGGGACTGGAACTCGACAAGAAAATCGGCTACGGCAAGCTGTTGACAGAGGTCTTTGATGCTGTTGCCGAACCCGAACTCTGGCAACCAACCTTTATTACCCAGTATCCCACGGAGGTGTCTCCCCTTTCACGCAAGAACGATCAGGATGAGAACGTGGTCGATCGCTTTGAACTCTTTGTCGTCGGCCGTGAGCTTGCAAACGCGTTCTCCGAGTTAAATGACCCTGACGACCAGCGTGAACGTTTTGTTAAGCAGTTGGTTGAGAAAGAAGCCGGTGATGAAGAAGCTCACGCCATGGATGAAGATTACATCCGCGCGCTTGAGTACGGTTTGCCGCCAACCGCAGGTGAGGGGATCGGCATTGATCGCCTGGTGATGTTGTTGACAAATTCCCAGTCAATTCGAGATGTTATCCTCTTTCCACAGATGCGACCGGAGTCGAAAGGATAG
- the lnt gene encoding apolipoprotein N-acyltransferase, producing MIRRFLPDKITCCSALSGFLLACSFPLPDYHLLAWLGLIPLIMVMPKRPFKSGFVAGVVFFAVTLYWLNIVMTTYGHLPVLLSFLLYLLLAGYLALYWAIASWAACRLREFRGYSFALTLPVFWVALEFLREFLLTGFPWATLGYSQHDWLPMVQSADLVGVYGLSYLIVLCNAALAESFLLKSRSPSQGRPGKALAVAIVLLLGNYAYGAWCLQQGPDARAESLAVAVVQGNIPQGLKWRPENQISTVKTYRDLSLRAEQEGAKDLIVWPEAAMPFYFQDGGPLADSVADLAAEAKIALLFGSPAYRRDSGALRYLNSAFLLSPTSEVQGRSDKIHLVPFGEYVPLGKFLPFVNKLVAGIGDYSPGEINPLPIGAHKLGVLICYEVIFPELAREYVRQGSDLLVNITNDAWFGKSSAPWQHLAMARFRAIENRVWVARAANTGISAFISPSGRVVKQAGLFETAFLSSEVGLGAQPKLYSHMGDLIPGAFLLICLIWLIQTRRRFF from the coding sequence ATGATACGCCGATTCCTGCCTGACAAAATAACCTGCTGCAGCGCTTTGTCCGGCTTCTTGCTGGCATGTTCTTTCCCTCTCCCTGATTATCACCTGCTTGCGTGGCTCGGACTGATCCCCCTGATCATGGTCATGCCGAAGCGGCCTTTCAAGAGTGGCTTCGTCGCCGGGGTGGTCTTCTTTGCGGTGACCCTCTATTGGCTCAATATCGTGATGACCACCTATGGTCATCTGCCTGTCCTGCTCTCCTTTCTGCTCTATCTGTTGCTTGCAGGCTATCTGGCCCTTTACTGGGCGATTGCCTCCTGGGCGGCCTGTCGTCTCAGGGAATTCAGAGGTTACTCTTTTGCTTTAACCTTGCCGGTTTTCTGGGTTGCCCTGGAGTTCCTGCGGGAGTTCTTGCTGACCGGCTTCCCCTGGGCAACCCTCGGTTACTCCCAGCACGACTGGTTGCCGATGGTTCAGTCTGCGGACCTTGTCGGCGTCTATGGCTTGAGCTACCTGATTGTCTTATGTAATGCCGCTCTTGCCGAGAGCTTTCTGCTCAAGAGTCGCAGCCCTTCGCAAGGGCGGCCGGGGAAAGCCCTTGCCGTAGCAATCGTCCTCCTGCTGGGAAACTATGCTTACGGAGCCTGGTGTCTGCAACAGGGCCCTGATGCCCGTGCCGAATCCCTGGCGGTGGCTGTTGTGCAGGGCAATATTCCACAAGGGCTCAAGTGGAGGCCCGAGAATCAGATCAGCACAGTGAAAACCTATCGTGACCTGTCGTTGCGGGCTGAGCAAGAGGGAGCGAAGGATCTGATTGTCTGGCCTGAAGCCGCCATGCCGTTTTATTTCCAGGATGGAGGGCCTCTGGCTGATTCTGTTGCAGACCTCGCTGCTGAGGCAAAAATCGCTCTCCTCTTTGGTAGCCCTGCCTACCGTCGAGACTCAGGAGCCTTACGTTATCTGAACAGCGCTTTTCTGCTTTCGCCGACGTCTGAAGTACAAGGACGGAGTGATAAAATTCACCTTGTTCCCTTCGGCGAATATGTACCCCTTGGCAAGTTCCTGCCCTTTGTTAACAAGCTCGTCGCCGGCATCGGTGATTATTCTCCCGGCGAGATCAACCCCTTGCCGATTGGAGCGCACAAGCTTGGCGTTCTGATCTGTTACGAGGTGATCTTTCCTGAGTTGGCGCGGGAATATGTCCGGCAGGGCAGTGATTTGTTAGTGAATATCACGAACGATGCCTGGTTCGGTAAGTCCTCGGCCCCCTGGCAACATCTGGCGATGGCCCGTTTCCGGGCGATAGAGAATCGCGTCTGGGTGGCACGTGCCGCCAATACCGGCATCTCCGCCTTTATATCCCCGTCGGGGAGGGTTGTAAAGCAAGCCGGCCTTTTTGAGACAGCTTTCCTGTCGTCTGAGGTTGGCCTGGGTGCACAACCAAAGCTTTACTCGCATATGGGCGATCTGATTCCAGGGGCTTTCCTGCTGATCTGTTTGATATGGTTGATTCAGACCCGCCGTCGCTTTTTTTAA